The DNA region CCGGTGGCAGCTCGCCGCCAAGCTGGAGGCTCGATATTCAGGAGCTTCCACCATGCGATCAGTGTTCGCCCGCCTCTACGCCCCCGGTTTTCTCTTCGGCTTCCTCGCCCTGGCCCTGTGGATGAGCGAGCGCCTGCCGCTACCCTGGCTGCTGGCGCTGGTGCCGGTCGCCGTTGCCGCCTCCTTCATCGCGGAAGCCTCGATGCCCTATGAAAGGGCCTGGAACCACAGCCACCACGACCGCCTGCGCGATGCCCTGCACGCCGTGGTCAACGAAGCGCTCAACTGCCTCGGCATCCTGGCGATCCCCCTGAGTGCGGCGCTACTCCCCGACGCCGGGCTCTGGCCCCGTCACTGGCCGCTGGCGCTGCAACTGCTGGCCGCCATCGTCGTCGCGGACCTCGGCATCACCCTCATGCACTACGCCAGCCACCGGGTGGGTTTCCTCTGGCGCCTGCACGCCGTGCACCACAGCGTGAAGCGCATGTACGGCTTCAACGGCCTGATGAAGCACCCGCTGCACCTGGGCTGCGAGGCCCTGGCCGGCACCCTGCCGCTGTTGCTCCTGGGCATGCCCGAACAGGTCGCTGCCCTCCTCGCCCTGGCCATCACCCTGCAGCTGCTGCTCCAGCACAGCAACGTCGACATGCGCCTCGGCGCCCTGCGCCACCTGTTCGCCTGGGCGCCGGTGCACCGCTTCCACCACATGAAGTACGGCCGCGCGGGCGATGTGAACTTCGCCCTGTTCCTCAGCATCTGGGACCGCCTGCTCGGCACCGCCTTCCACAGCGACTACCCCATGCGCGGCGACGACCTGGGCATCGGCAGCCGCCCCGACTACCCCGACGCCTACCTCGCGCAACTGGCCGAACCCTTCCGCGAAAGCACAGGCGAACACCCCGCACCGGAGGCGCCACGGGGGTTGATGCGTTCGTAGGGCGCCGAACTCCGCGTAGGAGCCTGTACAAGGGCAGCGCAGCGGCCCCTGCCCAAAAACGGGCGAATGAATTCGCCCCTACACCGATGCAACCTGCTGCAATGGAGCCCGCCCCGCGATCTGCTTCGTGCCCTATAGAAGCGATCTCCCTTAGGATGCGCACTCGTACACAGGGATGAACGATGCGAACACGAACCTACACACCCGCCTCGATCGCCATGGCCTTCGCACGCTGGCTCCTACAGCTGCTGCTCGTGCTGCTGCTCATACCGGTGGGTGCCTACCTTCTCTTCGTGGTCACCCGTTTCCTGCCAGCCAAGTCAGAGCTGGATGCGAGCCTGGTGCCTTACCGGGGGCCGGAGCCACACCTGCGGATGTTGAGAGGTATCGTCTGGGCAAGCGTCCAGGGCAATCCCGCACGTCCCACCCCTCTTCATTGGTTGGATGGGCCGGACGCAAGGATCACCGGGCAGGTCGCACGCTTCATCACGGCCAAGGAAGACCTCTACCGCTCCAGTCTGTGGCGCCATCTGGACGGCATCGCGTGGCAACTGTCGCTGAATATCAGCTACGACCCCGAGGCGATGGCGGCTCTGTGGAGTGCACAGGTCATCTCACCTGCAGGAAAAGGGATGGAGGCGACCGCCTTGCACTACTTCGAACGCCCTCTTCGCGAGCTGGATTGCCATGACCTGGCGGCTTTGGTGGTGATGGTCCGTGCGCCCAGACACTTCGTCCCAGGCTCGGAGGCTTCGGAGCGTTTCATCCGCGCGGCAGGCCTGGAGGCCGCCTGTGGACAACCGGTAACGGACAGCGCAGACGCATCGTAAAGCGGGTGTCCCCCCGCGAACCCCATGATCACACCGCATGAAAGGTCGCCGTAGGGTGGGCTTCAGCCCACCAACACAGCACCGCGTGGGCTGAAGCCCCCTGCGATTGCTCCGTTCCCCTGTAGGGGCGACTTCAGTCGCCCAGCAGGCGCAGTTGCAGGTTGCCGAGGTTGCGGTCGGCGCGGATGCCGAAGGTGGCGCGCATGGTGCGGGAGAAGTGGGAGGCGTCGGCGAAGCCGGCGCCATGGGCGGCCAGGGTGAGGGACTGGCCTTCCAGCGCCAGGCGCACGGCGAGGCGCAGCCGGCGCCAGAGCACCAGGCGGCGGACCGACAGGCCGACCTGCTCGCCGAACAGCCGCTCCAGCTGGCTCAGAGACAGGCAGGCGCGGTTGGCCAGGGCCTGGGCGCTGACCTTGTCGGCCAGCAGCTCGTCCACCTCGCCCAGGGCCCGTTGCAGGCGAGCGTCCAGCATCGGGCGCGGCGCGGCGAGCAGGCGTTCGGCCAGGGCCTGCAAATCCGGGCCGGCGTCGGCCACCAGCGCCAGCAATGCCTGCGGAGCGAAGGCCAGGGGTTCGGCGTAGACGGCCAGCAGTACCTGCCCAGGCAAGGCCAGCGCGTGCTCGCGCATGGACTCCACCAGCACCGCCTGGCCGACCACCGGCTCGCCCTCCACACGCAGATGAACCTGGGCCTCGCGGGCGAGGAGGACCTGGTGGGCGTAATGGGCATGGGGGCGGGTGTCGCCATTGGCGCCGTCGATCAGGCAGAAGTCGTGGGCCAGCCAGAGGGCGCCTTGCCAGGGGGATTCGATCATCGGGGGACATGTTGTCGGTTGCGGGGTGAACAGCTTCAGGGGGCGAGGCGCCAAGGGCAAGAGCCGGCGGCGATGTCGGGTTGATGCCGTCGATCACGGGGCCTTGTAGGGGCGACTTCAGTCGCCAAGGGCGGCGCAGCGACCCCTGCCCAAAAGCGGGCGAATGAATTCGCCCCTACACCGATGCAACCGGCAGCAATGGCGCTCCGTAGTAGGGTGGGCCGGGCGGCGTTCCGCTTCAGCCCACCAACACAGGCACTGCCGGTTGCGGGGCGGACAGCATTGGGGGGCGGAGGCCGATAGGGCAAGAGGAAGCTGCCGAGCCCAAGCCCATTGCAGTTCGAAGGTCGTCTGCCTAGGGTGCTGTCCTTGTCGATTTGCCTGGCGTTATGGCGGGTCGCGTGAGGAGACCTTCGGGTCTGCCGGTTCCCATCTTGCCGGTTCGCTAACCTCACGCGCTCCGCCTCCTTTCATCGCCATCTTCTGACATGCAAACGGGACGATCTTCCCAGCAGTCCGATTGTTCGAGTGGCACCCCCTCCCTATCCTCCGGCGGTCGCGGTCAATCCCGCGACCGGGCGTTGACGGCCCGAAGAGATGGCGCATCGTGCCCACTGGCACATGTGGAAGGCGGCGTATGCCTTTTTTGTGCCTGCAAACCTCCACATCGCTCAATGGCGGACTGCGCGGGGAGACCCTCAGGTCTGCCGGTCTACATCTCGCCGGTTCGTCAACCCCGCGTGGTCCGCCACCCTTACCTTGACGAAACAGAGTGGCGGCTCCTGTACCCGGAGATGGAGCTTCACCATGCACGGTGCATTTATCCCCCTCACCTTCTACCGCCACAACCGCCCGCTGCGCGCGCTGATGCTGGACAACCAGCCCTGGTTCGTCGCAGAGGATTTCGCCCGTATCCTTGGCATGCAGCATCCGCAGACCCTGCACCGTCGCCTTGGCAGCGACCATGCACGGCGCGTGTTCCTCGCCTGCGCCAGCGGCCTGGAGGAACCGGTGGATGTGATCAGCGAGGCTGGCCTGTACAAGGCGCTGGTGCGCTTCGGCCACCCCGAGAACCCGCACCTGGAGCGCTGGCTCAATCGCCAGGTGATTCCCACGCTGCGCGATGCCCATGCGTGTGACCGCCAGGTGCCGCGTCGCGTGTTGCTGGCCTGGCAGGGCACGCGGGTGGTGATGCTCGACTGGCAGGGGGAACTCTGGGTGCCGCTGGAGGACATGCCGAGTCTGGTGCACCCGGGCTAGGCAGGTCACTTTTGTGGGAGCGGTTTCAACCGCGAAGGCCCGTGCGCCGGGCCTGATCGCGAATGAATTCGCTCCCACGGGGAAGACCCGTACTGCTCGATCCTCCCCGGGCTGAAGCCCGGGCTACGGGCATGCCGGTCTTCTTGTGGGAGCGGTTTCAGCCGCGAAAACTCCGTGCCAAGCCAATCGCGAATGAATTCGCTCCCACGGGGAAGACCCGTGCCGCTCGGTATTCCCCGGGCTACGGGCATGCCGCCTGCTGCGGGAGCGGCCTGGAGCCCCTTGGCCTAGTCGTCGTGGAAGCGCCGGGCGATGTCCTGGAACTGGGGGTGGATGCGGGCGAAGGCGTCGGTGATGTCCGGGTCGAAGTGGTTGCCACGCCCCGCGAGGATGATCGGCACCACGTCCTCGTGGGGCATGGCGGCTTTGTAGCAGCGCTTGCTGATGAGCGCGTCGTACACGTCGGCCAGGGCCATCAGCCGGGCGGAAAGGGGGATATCGTCACCGGCCAGCCCGCTCGGGTAGCCGCTGCCGTCCCATTTCTCATGGTGGTGGCAGGCGATCTCCTTGGCCAGGCGCAGGAACTCCACTTCCACCCCCAGGGCCTCCTCGGCGTGGACGATGGCTTCCTTGCCCAGGATGGGGTGGTTCTTCATCTGGGCGAATTCCTCGGGCTCCAGCTTGCCGGGCTTGAGCAGGATCCGGTCCGGCACGCCGACCTTGCCGATGTCGTGCAGAGGGGCGGACTTGAACAGCAGGTCGATGGTCTTGGGCGTGAGCTCATCCTGGAAGCGCGGGTGGTCGCACAGCTCCTCCGCCAGCAGCTTCACGTAGTGCTGGGTGCGCAGGATGTGGTTGCCGGTCTCGTTGTCGCGGGTTTCGGCGAGGGAGGCGAGGGAGTGGATGGTGATGTTCTGGATCAGCTCGTTCTCCCGGGTACGCCGCTCCACCTCCTGTTCGAGGTAGGCGTTCTGGTTGTAGAGCAGGTCCCGCGCGGTCTTCAGCTCCAAGTGGTTGCGCACCCGGGCGAGCACGATGGCGGGGGTGATGGGCTTGTGGATGTAGTCCACGGCGCCGAGGGCCAGCCCGTGGGCCTCGGCGCTCTCCTCCACCTGGGCGGTGAGGAAGATCACCGGCACGCCGCGCGCCTGGGGGATTTCCTGCAGCGCCTGCATCACCTGGTAGCCGTCCATGTGGGGCATCACCACGTCGAGGAGGATGAGATCCACCCGGGTGCCCGAGGTGAGGATGTCCAGGGCCCGCTGGCCATTGATGGCGACCTTGACCCGGTAGTGGGGCCCCAGCAGGGCGCTGAGCAGCGAGAGGTTCTCCGGCGTGTCGTCGACCACCAGCAGGGTGGGTTTGCTGTCGGGATCCATCAGGTTGAGCATCGAAGGTGACCTCACTCCATATTGAACAGGTCGGGCCTGGCGGCCCGGAGCTGGTGCAGATGTGCCAGGGCATCGGTGAAGCGGAACTGCGTCATGGCCTCCGCCATGGCCGGCGCAGCCCCGCCCAGGGCATCGTCGAGCGATGGCCGGTGCTGCTGGAACAGGGCCAGGGCATCGGCGTCGTCATCGGCCAGCAGGGCCGTCAGCCGTGCCAGCAGGCCGGGCATGTCGGGTGCCTCCTGCCCGGGCGGGGTGGCGTCCTCCGCCGGCAGCAGCGCCTGCAGGCCCTCGGCCAGGCGCTGTTGCAGCTGCACGCCTTCCTCGGCCAGGGGCAGCAGGCCGCCGAGGTCTTCCTGCCCGGCCAGGGCACCTTCGAGCCGGGCGGAGAGTTCCCGCAGCGACTCGGCGCCCAAGGTGGCGGCGATGCCCTTGAGGGTGTGGGCGTGACGGTGCGCCTCCTCCCGCTGGCCGGCCCGCAGGGCGGTGACCAGGTTCTGCATGGGCTGGCTGCCCTGGCGGGCGAAGCTGCGCAGCAGGTCCTCGTACCACTGCCAGTTGTGCATCAGGCGCTGCAGCGCCGTCTCGGCGTTCAGGCCCAGTGCCTTCAGCGGCCCCAGCCACTGCGCCGGCGAGGCCGGTTCCGGGGCCGGCGGCTCGCTCGGCGCCTCGGCCTGGTGGGCGAAGGCGGGAAGCCAGCGCAACAGGGCGGCATAGAGTTTCTCGGGGTCGATGGGCTTGGCGATGTGGTCGTCCATGCCGGCCTCCAGGCAGCGCTCGCGGTCGCCGGCCATGGCATTGGCCGTCATCGCCAGGATCGGGATGCGCCCTCCGCCCTGCTCGCGCTCGCGCAGGCAGCGGGTCGCGGCCAGCCCGTCCATCACCGGCATCTGCATGTCCATGAGGATCAGGTCGACGGGCACCTGGGCGGCCATCTCCACCGCAATGGCGCCGTTCTCGGCCACCACGACGTCGGCGCCGACCAGCCGCAGCAGCCCCTTGGCGACCTGCTGGTTCAGCTCGTTGTCCTCGGCCAGGAGAATCCTCGCGCCGTCGAAACGCTGGGGCACGGGCGGGCCGGCGGTGCGCTGCGGCAGGGAGGTCGCCTGCTGGCCGAACAGGCCGATGAGGGTGTCGAACAGCACGGAGGCGCACACCGGCTTGACCAGCACCCGGTCGAACCCGGCGCCTTCGGCCTCGCGGAACACCTGTTCGCGGCCGTAGCCGGTGACCATGATGCGATGGGGCCGGCTGG from Pseudomonas tohonis includes:
- a CDS encoding transglycosylase domain-containing protein encodes the protein MRTRTYTPASIAMAFARWLLQLLLVLLLIPVGAYLLFVVTRFLPAKSELDASLVPYRGPEPHLRMLRGIVWASVQGNPARPTPLHWLDGPDARITGQVARFITAKEDLYRSSLWRHLDGIAWQLSLNISYDPEAMAALWSAQVISPAGKGMEATALHYFERPLRELDCHDLAALVVMVRAPRHFVPGSEASERFIRAAGLEAACGQPVTDSADAS
- a CDS encoding Bro-N domain-containing protein, which encodes MHGAFIPLTFYRHNRPLRALMLDNQPWFVAEDFARILGMQHPQTLHRRLGSDHARRVFLACASGLEEPVDVISEAGLYKALVRFGHPENPHLERWLNRQVIPTLRDAHACDRQVPRRVLLAWQGTRVVMLDWQGELWVPLEDMPSLVHPG
- a CDS encoding helix-turn-helix domain-containing protein gives rise to the protein MIESPWQGALWLAHDFCLIDGANGDTRPHAHYAHQVLLAREAQVHLRVEGEPVVGQAVLVESMREHALALPGQVLLAVYAEPLAFAPQALLALVADAGPDLQALAERLLAAPRPMLDARLQRALGEVDELLADKVSAQALANRACLSLSQLERLFGEQVGLSVRRLVLWRRLRLAVRLALEGQSLTLAAHGAGFADASHFSRTMRATFGIRADRNLGNLQLRLLGD
- a CDS encoding response regulator, whose translation is MLNLMDPDSKPTLLVVDDTPENLSLLSALLGPHYRVKVAINGQRALDILTSGTRVDLILLDVVMPHMDGYQVMQALQEIPQARGVPVIFLTAQVEESAEAHGLALGAVDYIHKPITPAIVLARVRNHLELKTARDLLYNQNAYLEQEVERRTRENELIQNITIHSLASLAETRDNETGNHILRTQHYVKLLAEELCDHPRFQDELTPKTIDLLFKSAPLHDIGKVGVPDRILLKPGKLEPEEFAQMKNHPILGKEAIVHAEEALGVEVEFLRLAKEIACHHHEKWDGSGYPSGLAGDDIPLSARLMALADVYDALISKRCYKAAMPHEDVVPIILAGRGNHFDPDITDAFARIHPQFQDIARRFHDD
- a CDS encoding sterol desaturase family protein, which codes for MRSVFARLYAPGFLFGFLALALWMSERLPLPWLLALVPVAVAASFIAEASMPYERAWNHSHHDRLRDALHAVVNEALNCLGILAIPLSAALLPDAGLWPRHWPLALQLLAAIVVADLGITLMHYASHRVGFLWRLHAVHHSVKRMYGFNGLMKHPLHLGCEALAGTLPLLLLGMPEQVAALLALAITLQLLLQHSNVDMRLGALRHLFAWAPVHRFHHMKYGRAGDVNFALFLSIWDRLLGTAFHSDYPMRGDDLGIGSRPDYPDAYLAQLAEPFRESTGEHPAPEAPRGLMRS